AATACATAGTTAGCTCATTCTCTATTTTACTATTATTAAACATTCATACCTCTCAAGCAGACTGTGTAGAAACAAGAGAATTGGCAGAACAACCAACAATTTATTACATTCAGGAAGGAGAATCGGCATTTTACTAAAAATCTACAAATTAAGACAGATACTTAGAAGGTGATCAAGCTAAAAAAAACACCAAATAGGTGATATTTCTGCTATTTTTACTTTCTTAATACTTTCAAGGATTCTGTTAACTTTTTATAAGAATTGTTTATGTTCAAACCCAATTGATTAAGTCAAATTATGTTTTGTTATATATTAATGGAGGCTAATGCACCGCAGATGCGGGTGCATTTTGATTTAATAGTGTTCAGTTTATATAAGCTGGAAACTAATTTCCCCACTTGTGCAGCCCGCATCTTTTCTTAATATTAGGATAAAGAGAGTAACCCCTTACCCTTTTTCCTTTAGCATATATTTTTTATATGCTAAAGGAGTCATGTTCGTTGTTTTTCGAAATTTATCAATGAAATAGCTTGTGCTGTTAAAGCCTACTTGATAGGCAATTTCTGTTACGTTTAACTCAGTTTGCTGAAGTAAGATCAAACTATTTTGAATGCGATAATCCGTAACATAGCTTAATGGTGTTGTTTTTAAGGTTCGTTTAAAGTAACGGCAGCATTCCGAACGACTTAGTTGACCCGCCTTGGCAATATTATCTAATGTTAATTTTTCCGCAAAGTGAGAATGAACATAGTTTAGCATTTCCTTCATACGTTTATTTTTTTGAATCTCTGCCTGATCATACTCCAATTTGAAACCGTTAACGATGAGATTTTTCCATAGTGAAGTTAAGGAAATAGAAATTTCCATTTCATAGTAAGGTGCTTTTTGATGTATCAATTGATGAATGGTAAAAATGGCATTTAAAATAGTTGCCCCCCAGGCCTCATCAGAATTTAATTGTAAATATGATAGATTGGTTGCTCGTAGATAAGGTGAAACATAGGTTGCATAGAGATCCTGTGGTAAAAGAAAATGTGGTGAAACATTCAAGCAAAGATAAACACATCCTGAAGAATTCTTATCCTCCGCCATGTGCAAGCATTCACTATTTATAAATAGCCCCTCTCCCATTCTCACACTTAAACTTTCTTCATTTATTTGAAATGTAGCTTCTCCTTTTACAATATAGATAAATTGTAATTCTTCATGCCAATGAAGAGGAATATATCCATTTATATTTTTGTTTATGGTTGTTTTATAACACGCTATCGGTAATTCAACCGTCCGGTGTTTCGTTAGCTCTTTTAAACTTTGATCAATTTCAAAATTTTTAATCTGCACATTCTCCCACCTCAATATTGTGATATTTTTTGATTCAATATAAGTATATTTCAGTTAATTTTCAGCTTATTATTACACTATTATTATATTTTGAGGTGGTCAACACAAATGAACTCATCTTCTAGAAAAATTGGATACTTGCTTGTCATAACAGGTGCAATCTTTTGGGGTGTTGGAGGTACGGTTGCACAAAAGCTTTTTCAACAATATGCTGTCAATGTTAATTGGCTCGTTACTACACGTTTACTTATTGCTGGTTTATTACTATTATTTGTTCAGTATTTTCTTAAAGATCGGTCACAAATATTCGGTGTGTGGAAAACAAAAAAAACAGCCATACAACTATTAATTTTTGGGATTCTTGGTATGTTAGCCGTTCAATACACATACATGGCCTCAATTAAATATGGAAATGCAGCTGTTGCCACCCTCCTACAATATTTAGCACCAGTTATGATTATTATCTATTATATTTTTCGAAAACAAACTGTCCTGACAAAACAGGATACCACGACTGTTTTTCTTGCTTTAATAGGCTCATTTTTCCTATTAACAAATGGTTCCTTTTCTCAATTGTCTGTCCCTCCACTTGCGGTAATTTGGGGTATACTATCCGGTTTAGCACTAGCATTCTATACATTATATGCTGTTCCTTTACTTAAAAAATTTGATACATTAGTCATTGTAGGCTGGGCTATGATCATAGGTGGCTTAGCGTTAAGTATCATCCACCCACCCTGGAAAATCGAACTAGCAACTTTACCATTTGAGGCCTATCTTTACTTTCTTTTTGTCATAATCTTTGGCACAATGTTTGCCTTTTGGTTTTATATTGAAAGCTTACAAAGTCTTTCCCCAAAAGAAACAAGTCTTTTAGGTAGCATAGAACCACTTGCAGCTGTTATCACCACAGTCATCTGGCTAAAAGAACCATTTGGAGCTTTTCAATGGATTGGTGCATTTAGTATTATCGGTATGATTTTGTTATTAGCGTTGGGAAAAAAGAATTCTGCGGCTGTTGAGGTTGAAGAAGTGAAGGTTGGTTAGTAGGTGGGGGAGTGCCTGTCACTCCCCGAATTTTGTCAAAAAAAAAAGCACCCTTCAGTCAATAAAGACTTTAGGATGCTTTCTTTTATACCTACATATTCATTATGGAAGCACATTACCAGCAGCGCGGAAAATACTATACCATTCCTCACGAGTAAGCTTGATGTCACTGGCTTTCACGCAATCCTTTAATCGACCTTCATTCATTGTACCGATAACAGGCTGCATTTGAGCTGGGTGACGTAATAACCATGCAATTGCAATCGTTGTATTGCTTACTTCATATTTTTTCGCGATTTCATCGATTTTTTGATTTAATTCTGGGAACTTTTCGTTTCCTAGAAATACACCTTCAAAAAATCCAAATTGAAACGGTGACCATGGTTGAATGGTAATATCGTGCAATCTACAAAACTCAAGAACACTAGCATCTCTATTTACAGCAGCTTCATTTTCCATATTCACATTAAAACCGTTTGAGATCATCGTCGAGTTTGTAATACTTAATTGCAGCTGGTTCGCAACAATTGTTTGTTTAACTGACTTTTTAAGCAATTGAATCTGCATTGGATTTTGGTTAGAAACACCAAAATGACGTACCTTACCTGAGCTTTCAAGAGTGTCAAAAGCCTCAGCTACTTCTTCTGGCTCCATCAAAGTATCCGGACGATGAAGAAGCAAAACATCTAGGTAATCAGTTTTTAAGCGTCTTAAGATTCCATCAACTGATTCTAAAATATGATCTTTAGAAAAATCGAACATTCCATTACGGATACCGCATTTGGATTGTAAGATGATTTTTTCACGAACATCATCGTTCATATGAATCGCATCAGCAAAAATTTCTTCACATTCTCCTCCACCATAAATATCGGCATGATCGAAGAAATTTGCGCCCAATTCCATTGCTGTTTGGACGAAGTGCTCTGCCTCATTTCTTTCAAGTGAATTAATACGCATACAGCCTACTGAGACAACAGGGACGTCTAATGTACTTTTTCCAAGTTTCATTGTCCTCATGAATGGAAATCCTCCTTTAAAAAACTGCTTTATAATGTTGGTTGTCTAACAAGTTATGTAATCTTGGATATGTATCCTTACCGATTTTCCCACATCAGGATAGCGTTTACAAGGAAACAGTGTTTTCCTTGTAAACTTTTAGAGCCTAGTTAAAAAAACTTATATAGTACCCTTATAGAAAAATGTAGCACCTACCTATTAAAACTCCTCATACACAGCAGGATCTTGATTATTAATTCTACCATCAGGTTGAGTTAACTCTAGAATCATATTCATTTCAGACTCATCCAGAGAAAAGTCAAAAATGGAGATATTCTCAAGTTGTCGTTTTTTAGATGCTGATTTAGGAATACTAACTGCCCCTAGCTGATAGTGCCAGCGTAAAATAATTTGTGAAACCGATTTGTTGTGATTGTTAGCAATCTCTTTTAATCTAGAATGTTGTAACACGTCATTAG
This genomic stretch from Metabacillus sp. B2-18 harbors:
- a CDS encoding AraC family transcriptional regulator, coding for MQIKNFEIDQSLKELTKHRTVELPIACYKTTINKNINGYIPLHWHEELQFIYIVKGEATFQINEESLSVRMGEGLFINSECLHMAEDKNSSGCVYLCLNVSPHFLLPQDLYATYVSPYLRATNLSYLQLNSDEAWGATILNAIFTIHQLIHQKAPYYEMEISISLTSLWKNLIVNGFKLEYDQAEIQKNKRMKEMLNYVHSHFAEKLTLDNIAKAGQLSRSECCRYFKRTLKTTPLSYVTDYRIQNSLILLQQTELNVTEIAYQVGFNSTSYFIDKFRKTTNMTPLAYKKYMLKEKG
- a CDS encoding aldo/keto reductase, with translation MRTMKLGKSTLDVPVVSVGCMRINSLERNEAEHFVQTAMELGANFFDHADIYGGGECEEIFADAIHMNDDVREKIILQSKCGIRNGMFDFSKDHILESVDGILRRLKTDYLDVLLLHRPDTLMEPEEVAEAFDTLESSGKVRHFGVSNQNPMQIQLLKKSVKQTIVANQLQLSITNSTMISNGFNVNMENEAAVNRDASVLEFCRLHDITIQPWSPFQFGFFEGVFLGNEKFPELNQKIDEIAKKYEVSNTTIAIAWLLRHPAQMQPVIGTMNEGRLKDCVKASDIKLTREEWYSIFRAAGNVLP
- a CDS encoding EamA family transporter, coding for MNSSSRKIGYLLVITGAIFWGVGGTVAQKLFQQYAVNVNWLVTTRLLIAGLLLLFVQYFLKDRSQIFGVWKTKKTAIQLLIFGILGMLAVQYTYMASIKYGNAAVATLLQYLAPVMIIIYYIFRKQTVLTKQDTTTVFLALIGSFFLLTNGSFSQLSVPPLAVIWGILSGLALAFYTLYAVPLLKKFDTLVIVGWAMIIGGLALSIIHPPWKIELATLPFEAYLYFLFVIIFGTMFAFWFYIESLQSLSPKETSLLGSIEPLAAVITTVIWLKEPFGAFQWIGAFSIIGMILLLALGKKNSAAVEVEEVKVG